The following proteins are co-located in the Paenibacillus sp. JNUCC32 genome:
- a CDS encoding aminotransferase class I/II-fold pyridoxal phosphate-dependent enzyme encodes MKTTSSFLTSTVQVMPPSGIRQFFNAAEADDEVISLGVGEPDFVTPQCAIDACKQALEHGRTMYTPNEGLMELREGIADYLHAGFQLQYEPSREVLVTVGGSEAIDLALRALISPGDEIIIPVPGYVAYAPLVQLNGGTVVELELSAEHGFKLTADALQQAITPRTKAIVVNFPSNPTGAVMTHEDWLPIARLAVEHNLVVISDEMYAELTYSGTHTSVASLPGMRERTVIIGGFSKAFAMTGWRVGYLCGEAGLVGAMVKIHQYTALCAPIMGQIAAIECLKNGLEDRDVMRQAYDERRQMFVQGLSDIGLSCRDPQGAFYAFPSITGTGLGSQQFAERLLREAKVAVVPGHVFGAGGEGFIRCSYAASSARLCEALERMERWLQTHVRAEGLHALQNS; translated from the coding sequence ATGAAGACAACGAGCAGCTTTCTAACATCGACGGTGCAAGTCATGCCGCCATCCGGCATCCGGCAATTTTTTAATGCTGCGGAAGCGGATGACGAGGTCATTTCGCTCGGCGTGGGCGAACCGGATTTCGTGACGCCCCAGTGTGCGATCGATGCATGCAAACAGGCGCTGGAGCACGGGCGCACGATGTACACGCCGAATGAAGGGCTGATGGAGCTGAGGGAAGGAATTGCAGACTATCTGCATGCCGGCTTCCAGCTGCAATACGAGCCGTCGAGGGAAGTCCTGGTCACGGTCGGCGGCAGCGAAGCGATTGATCTTGCGCTGCGGGCGCTCATCTCGCCGGGCGATGAAATTATCATTCCCGTACCGGGATATGTCGCCTATGCTCCTCTTGTGCAATTGAACGGCGGCACCGTCGTCGAGCTGGAGCTATCCGCCGAGCATGGCTTCAAGTTGACGGCGGATGCACTGCAGCAGGCGATCACGCCCCGGACGAAAGCGATCGTTGTTAACTTTCCGAGCAATCCGACAGGAGCCGTCATGACCCATGAGGATTGGCTTCCGATCGCACGCCTTGCGGTCGAGCACAATTTGGTGGTGATATCAGACGAGATGTATGCCGAGCTTACTTATAGCGGCACGCATACGAGCGTCGCTTCCCTGCCGGGGATGCGGGAGCGGACCGTCATCATCGGCGGATTCTCCAAAGCCTTCGCCATGACGGGCTGGCGGGTCGGCTACCTCTGCGGCGAAGCCGGGCTGGTGGGCGCTATGGTCAAGATCCATCAGTATACCGCGCTCTGCGCGCCCATCATGGGACAGATTGCGGCCATCGAATGTTTAAAGAACGGGCTCGAGGATCGGGACGTGATGAGGCAGGCTTACGATGAGCGCCGACAAATGTTTGTGCAGGGACTGAGCGATATCGGCCTGAGCTGCCGCGATCCTCAGGGAGCCTTCTATGCATTCCCCAGCATAACCGGAACCGGCCTCGGCTCGCAGCAGTTCGCGGAGCGATTGCTTCGGGAGGCCAAAGTAGCCGTTGTGCCGGGCCATGTATTCGGTGCCGGGGGCGAAGGCTTCATCCGCTGCTCGTATGCCGCTTCGTCCGCTCGACTCTGCGAAGCGCTCGAACGAATGGAACGCTGGCTTCAAACGCATGTACGTGCCGAAGGTCTTCATGCCTTACAGAATTCTTGA
- a CDS encoding alpha-L-fucosidase, which translates to MHNFIEYAANIEPSERQLAVQEMEFYAFFHFTINTFTDMEWGTGKEDPALFNPAQLDADQWVSACVSAGMRGLILTCKHHDGFCLWPSQYTEHSVKSSPWRNGHGDVVKEVADACRRKGIKFGIYLSPWDRHEPSYGDSPRYNQFFLNQLRELLTGYGEIFSVWFDGACGEGPNGKRQEYDWDAYYALIRELQPNAAISVCGPDIRWCGNEAGHCRESEWSVVPASLRQNEAIQEKSQQTDDREFARRYESSEEDLGSRSVIQGEKELVWYPAEVNTSIRPGWFYHASEDDKVRSLEELLHIYYGSVGGNATFLLNIPPDTRGLVHENDLRRLQELGDAIRTTFDTDLAAGADITASETKAGSDARNMVDGNKDTYWSPEEGTEYAVIELDLGRAIDFDHIVLAEYRYGQRIERFELEYMENGNWHTIQSGTVIGCKRICRFPAVRSQYIRLTILESRWCPRLSGMEVYRSSRD; encoded by the coding sequence TTGCACAATTTCATTGAATACGCTGCCAACATCGAGCCCTCGGAACGTCAATTAGCCGTACAAGAGATGGAGTTTTACGCCTTCTTTCATTTTACCATCAATACGTTCACGGATATGGAATGGGGCACGGGAAAGGAAGACCCGGCGCTGTTCAATCCGGCGCAGCTGGATGCGGATCAATGGGTCAGCGCTTGTGTCAGCGCCGGGATGCGCGGCCTGATCCTGACCTGCAAGCATCATGACGGCTTCTGTTTATGGCCGAGTCAGTATACGGAGCATTCCGTGAAGAGCAGCCCTTGGCGAAACGGACATGGGGATGTGGTGAAGGAGGTTGCCGATGCCTGTAGGAGAAAGGGGATCAAATTCGGCATCTACTTGTCCCCATGGGACCGGCATGAACCGTCGTATGGGGATTCGCCGCGGTACAATCAATTTTTCCTGAATCAGCTAAGAGAGCTCCTGACCGGCTACGGCGAGATTTTCAGCGTCTGGTTTGACGGAGCCTGCGGCGAAGGGCCGAACGGCAAGCGCCAGGAATACGATTGGGATGCGTATTACGCCCTGATTCGGGAACTGCAGCCGAATGCCGCCATCTCGGTATGCGGGCCGGATATTCGCTGGTGCGGGAATGAAGCGGGGCATTGCAGGGAGTCGGAGTGGAGCGTCGTTCCGGCGTCGCTGCGCCAAAATGAAGCGATCCAGGAAAAGTCGCAGCAAACGGATGACCGGGAGTTCGCGCGCCGCTATGAATCCAGCGAAGAGGATCTCGGCAGCCGGAGCGTCATTCAAGGCGAGAAGGAGCTGGTATGGTATCCGGCCGAAGTGAATACCTCGATCCGTCCCGGCTGGTTCTACCATGCGTCCGAAGACGATAAGGTTCGATCGCTGGAAGAATTGCTGCATATTTATTACGGCTCGGTTGGCGGCAATGCCACCTTTCTGCTCAATATTCCGCCGGATACCCGCGGACTCGTTCATGAGAACGATCTGCGGCGTCTGCAGGAACTCGGGGACGCCATCCGAACAACGTTTGATACCGATTTGGCAGCCGGCGCGGATATTACGGCTTCCGAAACGAAAGCCGGATCGGATGCTCGAAATATGGTCGATGGTAACAAGGATACGTATTGGAGCCCCGAGGAGGGTACGGAATACGCCGTGATTGAGCTGGACCTCGGGCGGGCGATCGATTTCGATCATATCGTATTGGCCGAATACCGGTACGGGCAGCGGATCGAGCGCTTCGAGCTTGAATATATGGAAAACGGGAACTGGCACACGATCCAATCCGGGACGGTAATCGGGTGCAAACGCATCTGCCGCTTTCCCGCCGTACGCAGTCAATATATCCGCCTTACCATTTTGGAATCGAGATGGTGTCCGCGCCTGTCCGGCATGGAAGTTTACCGGAGCTCGAGGGATTGA
- a CDS encoding sugar phosphate isomerase/epimerase family protein encodes MSKPIMPNKIGVIVDSFRVGVREGLVKAREVGADGVQIYAVHGEMDPANLSASARKELKDYIDSLGLEISALVGDLGGHGFQDPAENAAKIEKSKRIMELGLELGTNIITTHIGIVPQDHNGRVYETMHKACVELSTFANSMNAFFAIETGPEPSAHLKSFLDGLGSNGVSVNFDPANMVMVTGDDPVQGVYNLKDYIVHTHAKDGIKLADYIDPRDVYGDFGYEAPALDHDKIADMAESGEKFREVPLGEGGVNWNAYLQALKDIGYTGYLTIEREVKTNPEADIKLAVDFLKTFRA; translated from the coding sequence ATGTCGAAGCCTATCATGCCTAACAAAATTGGCGTTATCGTTGACAGCTTTCGGGTTGGCGTAAGAGAAGGTCTTGTCAAAGCACGGGAGGTCGGGGCGGACGGCGTACAGATTTATGCCGTTCACGGCGAAATGGATCCAGCCAACCTCTCCGCTTCCGCTCGAAAAGAATTGAAGGATTATATCGATTCCCTGGGACTTGAAATTTCCGCCCTCGTCGGTGACCTTGGCGGACACGGCTTTCAGGATCCTGCCGAAAATGCGGCCAAAATCGAAAAATCCAAGCGGATCATGGAGCTCGGTTTGGAGCTTGGAACCAATATCATTACGACCCATATCGGTATCGTGCCGCAGGATCACAACGGCCGCGTATACGAAACGATGCATAAGGCCTGCGTAGAGCTCAGCACCTTCGCAAACTCGATGAACGCGTTTTTTGCCATCGAGACAGGGCCGGAGCCTTCGGCTCACTTGAAATCATTCCTGGACGGCCTGGGTTCCAACGGCGTATCCGTTAACTTTGACCCGGCCAACATGGTCATGGTCACCGGGGACGATCCAGTACAGGGCGTATACAACCTGAAGGATTATATCGTTCATACGCACGCGAAGGACGGAATCAAGCTGGCAGACTACATCGATCCTCGTGACGTATACGGCGATTTCGGATATGAAGCACCCGCGCTTGACCATGACAAAATTGCCGATATGGCGGAATCCGGCGAGAAGTTCCGTGAGGTTCCGCTTGGCGAAGGCGGCGTTAACTGGAATGCTTACCTGCAAGCCCTTAAAGATATCGGCTATACCGGGTATTTGACAATCGAACGCGAAGTGAAGACCAATCCGGAAGCGGACATCAAGCTTGCCGTGGACTTCTTGAAGACGTTCAGAGCATAA
- a CDS encoding D-alanine--D-alanine ligase, producing the protein MKVGVIMGGVSSEREVSLMTGKEMIAHLDKSRYEVYPIEIHDKRELISKTKGIDIALLALHGTFGEDGTVQGTLDTLGIPYTGSGVLASSLCMDKDLSKKLLRYEGLHTADWIMVSCMEELAAADVEGLGFPVVVKPNAGGSSIGTRIVRDSADLASAVEEALRWDRSVMIEQWIEGEEITCPVLNGDMLPIVSIKPNSEFFDYASKYEEGEADEQVIELPAEFQEQVRTAALQCYKAMKCSVYARIDIILKGKIPYILEVNTLPGLTKTSLLPRSAEAAGYSFSGLLDALIETSLSERKSEGKE; encoded by the coding sequence ATGAAGGTTGGCGTCATCATGGGAGGCGTATCCTCCGAGAGGGAAGTTTCACTCATGACCGGCAAAGAGATGATCGCTCATTTGGATAAAAGCCGCTACGAGGTTTATCCGATCGAGATTCACGATAAACGGGAGCTGATCAGCAAAACCAAAGGCATCGATATTGCGCTGCTCGCCCTGCACGGCACGTTCGGGGAAGACGGAACGGTCCAGGGCACCCTCGATACGTTGGGGATTCCGTATACCGGCAGCGGCGTTCTGGCCAGCAGTCTCTGCATGGATAAAGATTTGAGCAAGAAGCTGCTGCGTTACGAAGGATTGCATACGGCTGACTGGATCATGGTCAGCTGCATGGAAGAGCTGGCGGCCGCCGACGTGGAGGGGCTCGGTTTTCCCGTTGTGGTGAAGCCGAATGCGGGCGGATCCAGCATCGGTACCCGGATCGTGCGCGACTCGGCTGACCTTGCATCCGCCGTCGAAGAGGCGCTGCGGTGGGACCGCTCCGTCATGATCGAGCAATGGATCGAGGGAGAAGAAATCACCTGCCCGGTCCTGAACGGCGACATGCTTCCGATTGTGTCGATCAAGCCGAACTCGGAGTTTTTCGATTATGCATCCAAATACGAAGAAGGCGAAGCGGATGAGCAGGTGATCGAGCTTCCCGCAGAATTTCAGGAGCAGGTGCGCACAGCCGCGCTTCAATGCTATAAGGCGATGAAGTGCAGCGTATATGCCCGGATCGATATCATCCTGAAGGGAAAGATTCCTTATATTTTGGAGGTCAACACGCTTCCGGGTTTAACGAAGACCAGTCTGCTGCCAAGAAGCGCGGAAGCGGCGGGATATTCGTTCAGCGGACTTTTGGATGCCTTGATTGAAACCTCATTATCGGAACGAAAAAGCGAAGGCAAGGAGTAG
- a CDS encoding sugar phosphate isomerase/epimerase family protein, producing MKKGINIWSFPGEASISDCIRLAKEAGFDGIELSLNQTGELGLQAGDKEVQNITAQLKDADLDIAGLATGLYWDYPMTSDDPAIREKAMDVCKKQLELAAAFGVDAILVIPGAVGVDFVPGSAVIDYEYAYERAQESIRKLVPYAESAGVSIALENVWNKFLLSPLELRTFIDEIGSDYVGSYFDVGNVVHNGYPEHWIRILGERIKKVHFKDYRRQAGGLHGFVDLLAGDVNYPAVVEALRLIGYDNYVTAEMIPAYTHYSEQIIFNTSNAMDAILGRTPSLRKPDARQHQGQS from the coding sequence ATGAAAAAAGGGATTAATATCTGGTCGTTCCCGGGAGAGGCTTCCATCTCCGACTGTATCCGATTGGCAAAAGAAGCGGGCTTTGACGGAATCGAATTGTCGCTGAACCAAACGGGGGAGCTCGGGCTCCAGGCAGGCGATAAGGAAGTGCAGAACATAACGGCACAGCTGAAGGACGCAGACCTCGATATTGCAGGATTGGCGACAGGCTTGTATTGGGACTATCCGATGACCAGCGACGACCCGGCCATCCGTGAAAAGGCCATGGACGTTTGCAAAAAGCAGCTGGAGCTCGCGGCTGCATTCGGTGTGGATGCCATTCTTGTGATACCAGGGGCGGTCGGCGTCGATTTTGTTCCCGGTTCGGCAGTCATCGATTACGAATATGCTTACGAGCGGGCTCAAGAATCCATTCGCAAGCTGGTTCCGTACGCGGAAAGCGCCGGCGTTTCGATCGCGCTCGAGAATGTATGGAACAAATTCCTGTTGTCCCCGCTGGAATTGCGGACCTTCATTGACGAGATCGGTTCCGACTATGTCGGCTCATATTTTGATGTAGGCAACGTCGTGCACAACGGTTATCCGGAGCATTGGATTCGGATTTTGGGCGAGCGGATCAAGAAAGTCCATTTCAAGGATTACCGCAGGCAGGCAGGCGGATTGCACGGCTTTGTCGACCTGCTGGCAGGAGACGTCAATTATCCCGCAGTGGTGGAAGCTCTGCGCCTGATCGGCTACGACAACTATGTCACGGCAGAGATGATCCCGGCCTACACCCATTATTCGGAGCAGATCATATTTAACACATCCAATGCGATGGATGCGATTCTTGGACGGACGCCGTCTTTGCGCAAGCCGGACGCGCGGCAGCATCAAGGACAATCATAA
- a CDS encoding DUF4091 domain-containing protein, giving the protein MSHSITFETRLLSSLSKVFADEELSPASYDAGAAFSNETFSFQVAYRSNRLLKNIRVILQSELSERVTVRSVGLVPSELPTYHDHDEFILRATPGLYPDPLLPLASDPVITGCPGQWRSLWITVQPEEEIQGGTYEIRIRFEAESGDTLGEEVFTLEVIPAALPAQKLIHTEWFHADCLANYYEVGIFSERHWMLIDQFMQTAAQHGINMILTPVFTPPLDTEVGGERPTVQLVDVDVSEDGKYAFGFDKLDRWADLCDSNGIQYLEFSHLFTQWGARHAPKIMANVNGQPEKLFGWETDATGEAYHAFIRQFIPALTGWIESRGLEQRCYFHVSDEPSESHLEAYGHASRLMNELLPDYPIIDALSDISFYEQGLVKRPIPGSNHIEPFLDQQVTPLWTYYCCSQYKEVSNRFFNLPSARNRIIGIQLYKFNIEGFLHWGYNFWNSQYSKRAIDPFKVTDADCGFPSGDAFVVYPGEVGPIESIRLKVFQEALQDLRALQLLETQIGREAVLQALEEGLEEPITFKTYPRDPEWLLSKRQWINDKIRESLAVK; this is encoded by the coding sequence ATGAGTCATTCCATAACGTTTGAAACCCGGCTGTTAAGCTCTCTGTCCAAAGTATTCGCCGATGAAGAACTGTCCCCAGCCTCGTACGACGCAGGGGCAGCGTTTAGCAATGAGACATTCTCGTTTCAAGTTGCCTACCGTTCCAATCGCTTGTTGAAAAACATCCGGGTTATTCTGCAATCCGAGTTAAGCGAACGGGTGACCGTCCGCTCCGTAGGCCTGGTTCCGTCGGAGCTGCCTACGTATCATGACCATGACGAGTTTATCTTAAGAGCTACGCCCGGGCTATATCCGGACCCGCTGCTGCCTCTGGCATCAGATCCTGTTATAACCGGATGCCCAGGCCAGTGGAGAAGCCTCTGGATCACGGTACAGCCTGAGGAAGAGATCCAGGGAGGTACATATGAAATCCGGATCCGTTTTGAAGCGGAATCGGGAGATACGCTTGGGGAAGAGGTATTTACGCTGGAAGTGATTCCGGCAGCCTTACCTGCGCAGAAGCTCATTCATACGGAATGGTTCCATGCCGATTGCCTGGCAAACTACTATGAGGTGGGGATTTTTAGCGAGCGGCACTGGATGTTGATCGATCAATTTATGCAGACCGCGGCACAGCATGGGATCAATATGATCCTGACTCCGGTGTTTACGCCTCCGCTGGATACGGAAGTGGGCGGAGAGCGGCCGACGGTACAGCTGGTCGATGTCGATGTGAGCGAAGATGGAAAATATGCGTTTGGGTTTGACAAACTCGACCGCTGGGCTGACCTGTGTGATTCCAATGGCATTCAGTATCTGGAATTCTCGCACCTCTTCACGCAGTGGGGAGCCCGGCATGCGCCGAAGATTATGGCTAACGTGAACGGACAGCCGGAGAAGCTGTTCGGTTGGGAGACGGATGCGACTGGAGAAGCGTATCATGCCTTCATCAGACAATTCATTCCTGCCCTGACCGGTTGGATCGAAAGCCGGGGACTTGAGCAGCGCTGTTATTTCCATGTATCCGATGAGCCGTCCGAGTCCCATCTGGAGGCTTACGGGCATGCAAGCCGGTTGATGAACGAACTGCTGCCGGATTACCCGATCATTGACGCGCTCTCCGATATTTCGTTCTATGAGCAGGGGCTGGTGAAGCGTCCGATTCCGGGCAGCAACCACATCGAGCCTTTCCTGGATCAGCAGGTAACCCCGCTGTGGACCTATTATTGCTGTTCCCAATACAAGGAAGTGTCCAACCGATTCTTCAATCTGCCTTCGGCGAGAAACCGGATCATCGGGATTCAGCTGTATAAGTTTAACATTGAGGGATTTCTCCATTGGGGATATAACTTTTGGAATTCGCAATACTCGAAACGCGCCATTGATCCGTTCAAGGTGACGGATGCGGATTGCGGTTTTCCTTCCGGAGATGCATTTGTGGTATATCCCGGCGAAGTAGGGCCGATCGAATCCATTCGGCTGAAGGTATTCCAGGAAGCTCTTCAGGATTTGAGAGCGCTTCAACTGCTGGAAACCCAGATCGGCAGGGAGGCAGTTCTGCAGGCGCTGGAAGAAGGGCTTGAAGAGCCGATCACCTTCAAGACGTACCCAAGGGATCCGGAATGGCTGCTGTCGAAGCGGCAGTGGATCAATGATAAGATCAGGGAAAGCTTGGCTGTGAAGTAA
- a CDS encoding Gfo/Idh/MocA family protein, giving the protein MLKIGILGFGFMGRMHFDNYLRLAQEGADIELVAICDLLIDELKDSKANGNMATERDVYDLEPYRLYDHVDKMLEHEDLDIVDVCLPTYLHADMSCMLLERGIHVLCEKPVAGSSEEAWRMVKTAERTGKTLMIGQCLRFWPAYEYLKECVEDGRYGSIVAGEFFRGSEPPKGWFLEGEKSGGCITDMHVHDADMIHWLMGKPERVSTFAKTIIEGSSYDIVSTHYTYPDGKVINAHADWTLHGEHGFHMGYRVNFEEATLVFENNELKVYPEDAPGFTAELSGDSGYYRELQYFIEHVAQGKPVTVCTPDSAAGSLEIIEAEIRSARANGALETVTGKQAVS; this is encoded by the coding sequence ATGCTTAAGATCGGAATATTGGGTTTTGGTTTCATGGGCCGCATGCATTTCGACAATTATCTTCGTTTGGCTCAAGAAGGCGCAGACATCGAGCTGGTGGCGATTTGCGATCTCCTCATCGATGAGCTTAAAGACAGCAAAGCCAACGGGAATATGGCGACCGAGCGGGATGTCTACGACCTGGAGCCCTATCGTCTTTACGACCATGTGGACAAAATGCTCGAGCATGAAGATCTGGATATCGTGGATGTGTGCCTGCCAACGTATTTGCATGCGGATATGTCCTGCATGCTGCTGGAGCGCGGCATTCACGTCCTGTGCGAGAAACCCGTTGCGGGCAGCTCGGAAGAAGCCTGGCGCATGGTGAAAACAGCGGAACGCACGGGCAAAACGCTGATGATCGGACAATGCCTGCGTTTCTGGCCGGCTTATGAATATTTGAAAGAATGCGTGGAGGACGGCCGCTACGGCAGCATCGTTGCGGGCGAATTCTTCCGGGGATCGGAGCCTCCTAAGGGCTGGTTCCTGGAAGGGGAGAAAAGCGGAGGCTGCATCACGGACATGCATGTGCATGACGCGGACATGATCCACTGGCTGATGGGCAAACCGGAGCGGGTGTCCACATTCGCCAAAACGATCATTGAAGGAAGCTCGTACGATATCGTATCCACCCATTACACTTACCCTGACGGGAAAGTGATTAACGCCCATGCGGATTGGACGCTGCACGGCGAACATGGCTTCCATATGGGATACCGGGTAAATTTCGAGGAGGCTACCCTGGTGTTCGAGAATAATGAATTGAAGGTGTATCCTGAAGACGCACCGGGCTTTACAGCCGAACTGTCCGGAGATTCCGGCTACTACCGCGAGCTTCAGTATTTCATCGAGCATGTTGCGCAAGGAAAGCCGGTAACGGTATGTACGCCAGACAGCGCGGCAGGATCGCTGGAAATTATCGAAGCCGAGATCCGTTCAGCGAGAGCGAACGGGGCTTTGGAGACCGTGACGGGGAAACAAGCGGTATCTTAA
- a CDS encoding PLP-dependent aminotransferase family protein, producing the protein MYLDFKLANDRPAYIQVKDYMKRLMTTGALQADQKLPSTRELSALFRVGRNTVLSAYSDLEDEGYIYAVKGQGHFVSPSISGASAQPEGKRLDWGPRLNEYARLAEANDLMKHGIRAEKGSISFTSIAPDEKLFDLPNVKRAFLDRMSLEGDILLNYGYAKGYKPLIDYLLRYMENKGVNVQGKDMLITSGFTEGLSLVLSALNQGHGRILCENPTHHTAIKNFKMHGYAITGVEMEQDGISLTGLARELSERSYDMAYLVPSYHNPTGIVMSHQKRLEALRLLNEHEIPVIEDGFNEELRYSGSHIAPLVACAGGENNSVIYLGSFSKILFPGLRVGWVLADKTLIHYLESVKRARSIHTSTLDQSLLFQYLYNGNFEKYLKRAKAEYKRKYELAIRCCEEWIPMERLSGDGGLHLFVEFGPDFRTRELLEACSAQGVVFTPGDIFYTDGGGQHTMRLGFSRVSDENIEKGIRIIGEAARKLV; encoded by the coding sequence ATGTATTTGGATTTCAAGTTGGCGAATGACCGCCCGGCGTATATTCAAGTCAAGGATTACATGAAGCGCTTGATGACAACCGGGGCGCTGCAAGCCGATCAGAAGCTTCCCTCCACGCGTGAGCTAAGCGCGCTGTTTCGAGTGGGCCGCAATACGGTGCTGAGCGCATACTCCGATTTGGAGGATGAAGGCTATATCTACGCGGTTAAAGGGCAAGGACACTTTGTTTCCCCTTCGATCAGCGGGGCATCCGCACAGCCGGAAGGCAAACGGCTGGACTGGGGTCCTCGCCTGAACGAGTATGCCAGGCTTGCGGAAGCGAACGATCTGATGAAGCACGGGATCCGTGCTGAGAAGGGTTCCATATCGTTTACAAGCATCGCTCCCGACGAGAAGCTGTTCGACCTGCCCAATGTCAAGCGTGCATTCCTGGACCGGATGTCGCTTGAAGGCGATATCCTACTAAATTACGGTTACGCCAAAGGCTATAAACCGCTTATTGATTACCTTCTCCGTTACATGGAGAACAAAGGGGTGAATGTTCAGGGCAAAGATATGCTGATCACCAGCGGTTTTACGGAAGGCTTAAGTCTGGTGCTATCCGCCTTGAACCAAGGGCATGGCCGCATTCTCTGCGAGAATCCCACCCATCATACCGCCATTAAAAATTTTAAAATGCACGGGTACGCCATTACCGGCGTCGAGATGGAGCAAGACGGCATCAGCCTGACAGGGCTCGCACGCGAGCTGTCGGAGCGGTCGTACGACATGGCGTACCTTGTGCCTTCCTATCATAATCCTACCGGAATCGTGATGTCCCACCAGAAGCGGCTGGAAGCGCTGCGGCTGCTGAACGAGCATGAGATTCCCGTGATCGAAGACGGCTTCAACGAGGAGCTGCGTTATTCGGGCTCCCACATCGCGCCTCTCGTTGCATGTGCAGGAGGGGAGAACAACAGCGTGATTTACCTGGGCAGCTTCTCCAAGATTCTGTTTCCCGGCCTGCGAGTCGGATGGGTGCTGGCCGACAAGACCCTGATTCATTATCTGGAAAGCGTGAAGCGGGCCCGCAGCATTCATACGTCGACTCTGGATCAGTCCTTGCTCTTTCAATATCTGTACAATGGCAACTTCGAGAAGTATTTAAAGAGAGCGAAGGCCGAGTACAAGCGAAAATATGAACTTGCGATCCGCTGCTGCGAGGAGTGGATTCCGATGGAACGGCTGTCCGGCGATGGCGGGCTTCACCTGTTCGTTGAATTCGGTCCGGACTTCCGGACGCGGGAGCTGCTGGAGGCCTGTTCCGCCCAGGGCGTGGTGTTTACGCCGGGCGATATTTTCTATACCGATGGCGGCGGCCAGCACACCATGCGTCTTGGATTCTCCCGCGTCTCCGACGAGAACATCGAGAAGGGGATTCGCATTATCGGCGAGGCGGCGAGGAAGCTGGTGTGA
- a CDS encoding helix-turn-helix transcriptional regulator, whose product MADMDPDYPVKREAPFREWSPSIHYAQFQRMATGALPQRRLYDFELLYVCHGEAVTTLYGNRHVVEAGQLIFLPSGVYHQNEVVSHPDARFLGIHFDFFDELDIQTEADMIVNEAVVDTDKFAHEAVSSAFPPLSSRIIYTPPLPCVQMMERIVEEFTLRPAGYELACKGLMLDVLVQLFRTHPSRALTETSPHEAKLIELMAQIEKAPAKDWSNKVIAEHLMLSADHTAKLFKRLAGMPPSEFVQSVRHREARRLLRESDISIEMVGEGVGYPDIHYFSRIFRRLEGITATDYRKLSRIL is encoded by the coding sequence ATGGCCGATATGGACCCCGATTATCCGGTAAAACGCGAAGCGCCTTTCCGCGAATGGTCGCCCAGCATTCATTATGCACAGTTTCAACGCATGGCGACGGGAGCTCTCCCGCAGCGCAGGTTATATGATTTCGAACTGCTCTATGTATGCCATGGGGAAGCCGTTACCACGTTGTACGGGAACCGGCATGTCGTCGAAGCAGGCCAGCTGATCTTTCTGCCGTCCGGCGTTTACCACCAAAATGAGGTGGTTTCCCATCCCGACGCGCGTTTTCTGGGTATCCATTTTGATTTTTTCGATGAGTTGGACATCCAGACGGAAGCCGATATGATCGTGAACGAAGCCGTGGTGGATACGGATAAGTTCGCGCATGAAGCCGTGTCATCCGCCTTCCCTCCCCTTTCTTCCCGGATTATCTATACGCCTCCCCTGCCATGCGTACAGATGATGGAACGCATCGTAGAGGAATTTACCCTGCGTCCCGCCGGCTACGAGCTTGCCTGCAAGGGTCTGATGCTGGATGTGCTGGTTCAACTGTTTCGGACGCACCCCTCCCGGGCATTGACGGAAACGTCGCCGCACGAGGCCAAGCTGATCGAGCTGATGGCTCAAATCGAAAAAGCTCCAGCCAAAGACTGGAGCAACAAAGTCATCGCGGAGCATTTGATGTTAAGCGCGGATCATACCGCCAAATTGTTTAAGCGCCTTGCCGGGATGCCGCCGAGCGAATTCGTGCAATCCGTTCGTCACCGTGAAGCGCGCCGGCTGCTCCGGGAATCCGACATCTCGATCGAGATGGTTGGCGAAGGCGTCGGATACCCGGACATTCATTATTTCAGCCGTATCTTCCGGAGGCTGGAGGGGATTACCGCTACCGATTACCGGAAGCTGTCAAGAATTCTGTAA